One window of Triticum dicoccoides isolate Atlit2015 ecotype Zavitan chromosome 5A, WEW_v2.0, whole genome shotgun sequence genomic DNA carries:
- the LOC119299013 gene encoding glutaredoxin-C1-like isoform X2 has protein sequence MEQVTKLAGQRAVVIFGMSSCCMCHTVTSLLRDLGANPTVVELDEDPWGKEMEKALVRLLGRNPAVPAVFIGGRLVGCTDKVMSLHLGACWLGGG, from the exons ATGGAGCAGGTGACGAAGCTAGCGGGGCAGCGGGCCGTGGTGATCTTCGGCATGAGCTCCTGCTGCATGTGCCACACGGTGACGAGCCTACTCCGAGATCTCGGGGCGAACCCGACGGTGGTGGAACTGGACGAGGACCCTTGGGGGAAGGAGATGGAGAAGGCGCTGGTCCGGCTCCTCGGCCGCAACCCTGCTGTGCCGGCGGTGTTCATCGGTGGCAGGCTCGTCGGATGCACCGACAAGGTCATGTCCCTTCATCTCGGCG CTTGCTGGCTTGGAGGAGGATGA
- the LOC119299013 gene encoding glutaredoxin-C1-like isoform X1, which translates to MEQVTKLAGQRAVVIFGMSSCCMCHTVTSLLRDLGANPTVVELDEDPWGKEMEKALVRLLGRNPAVPAVFIGGRLVGCTDKVMSLHLGGKLVPLLHNAACWLGGG; encoded by the exons ATGGAGCAGGTGACGAAGCTAGCGGGGCAGCGGGCCGTGGTGATCTTCGGCATGAGCTCCTGCTGCATGTGCCACACGGTGACGAGCCTACTCCGAGATCTCGGGGCGAACCCGACGGTGGTGGAACTGGACGAGGACCCTTGGGGGAAGGAGATGGAGAAGGCGCTGGTCCGGCTCCTCGGCCGCAACCCTGCTGTGCCGGCGGTGTTCATCGGTGGCAGGCTCGTCGGATGCACCGACAAGGTCATGTCCCTTCATCTCGGCGGCAAGCTCGTCCCGCTGCTTCATAACGCAG CTTGCTGGCTTGGAGGAGGATGA